The Plodia interpunctella isolate USDA-ARS_2022_Savannah chromosome 28, ilPloInte3.2, whole genome shotgun sequence nucleotide sequence GGCGGGCCATGAATGAGGCCTGCCATGACATTATTGTGGCGGCTGGGAAAATAGAGGCCCAGTGCGAGGAGTCGGAAGCTGTCCGCATACTCAGAGCGGACAACAAGAGAATGCGGGAGCAGCTTTCGCTCCTCCAGCAAGAGACAAAGGCCCTCCGCACAGCCTTTGCCGAACGGGTGACTCCGGCGCCGACTGAGGCCCAAACAGCGGCAAATGCCCCCTCTCTTGAGGACATCAGGGGACTCCTCTCCGAATGGAAGGAGTCCTTTGAGAGGAACATGTTCCTCAAGCTGGGGGGAATGGTGAACGACCGCCTCAAAGAGGCGGAGAAAAGGGGCATCCTAGCCCCGGAACCTATCGTTCGGCCGCCACTTGCAGCTGACGCGAAGAGGAAGGAGGCCGAAACACTGGCCTCAAAAACAGGGCGGAATTATGCTGGTGCTGTAGCGGGGGCCACCCTCATGCCCCCAGCTCGACCTGGGCCTGCACCTAAAGCAGTCGCAGGCAAAAAGCAGCCCAAACAAGGGACTGCGCAGGCCCAGGCACCCATCGAATCACCTGCCGAAGTGCCTCCGCCTCATGAAGGCGAACAGGGGTGGGCCGAGGTGGTCAGGAGGGGGAAAAAGAAGGGGAACAAACCCTCCCCTTCTGCCCAGCAGGAGCCTACCCCTGTGAAGGCCCCCAAGGCGAGCGCACAGCCGcccaaaaaagttaaattcacCGCACCCAAGACTTCGGCGGTGGTGGTGACCCTCAAGCCGGAATCCAAACTGGATTACCGCACGGTAATATCGAGGGCCACCACTATCGACCTTTCGTCGATTGGGGTGGATCACGTGTCGGCTGTGCGTGGAACGGCAACGGGGGCCCGCATCATCGAGATACCCGGGGCTGACAGTGGGGCTGCGGCGGACAGCCTCGCAGAGAAGCTCCGGGAGGTCATAGGGACTGAGGCGGAGGTCACAAGGCCCTTCAAGGCGGCGCAAATAAGGGTCTCTGGACTCGATGAGGGAGTGACGCCAGAGGCCCTAAAAGAGGCCACAGCGAGGGCGGGAAAATGTCCACCGGGACAGGTCAGGGTGGGAAACATCCGCATAGCGCCGGATATGACGGCGGCGGTGATCATCACCTGCCCTGTGGCGGCTGCCAACGCCCTAATAGACGAGGGGCGCCTTCTTGTCGGTTGGACAGCTGCCAAGGTCAGGGGGCTGGAGGCCCTGCCCATGCGGTGCTACCGGTGCATGGGCATAGGCCACACCAGAGCCCTCTGCCCGTCCCCGGTGGACAGATCGGAATTATGCCATCGCTGTGGCAAATCTGGGCATACTTCCTCAGAGTGCGGGGCCAGTGAACCCTGGTGTGCGGTGTGTTATGCGCACAAGTTGGCCGCCAAACACACAATGGGCGGCCCATCGTGCAATCCCCCGCGCACGCGGGGCAAACTGGCCCCTCCAAAAAGGGGAGCCTCCGAGGGCACCGCGATGGAGCACTAATGACAGACGGGTCTGCGCAACAGGTTGAGGTGCTGCAGGCCAACGTCAACCACTGCGCCCGTGCACAGGACCTGCTAGTCCAGCACGTGGCGGAGTGGTCTATTGGTGCTGCCGTCGTGGTGGAACCGTATTGTGTCCCCCCCCTTCCTACTTGGGTCGGAGATGCGGACGGGCTGGTGGCAATCACCTCTCCCCGAACTGGGGATCGCCCGCCTCTCTCGAGAATCGACAGTGGCCCGGGTTACGCGGCGGCAAGATGGGGAGAGTTTGTCATAGTCGCGGCATACTTCTCCCCCAATAGGCCGCTGCGGGCCTTTGAGGATTTTCTCGAGAGAGTGGGTGAGGTAATTGGGAGAGCGGCACCAGCACCGGTGCTACTGATGGGAGACCTCAATGCTAAGCACTCGGCATGGGGCTCTCCCGTCGACGACCCGAGGGGGGAGGCCCTGTACGATTGGGCTGTGGGCGCGGGGCTTGAAGTCCTGAACCGGGGCAACGTTGACACATGCGTGCGGCGGAACGGGGCGtcgattcaaattcaaattcaaattcaaattcaaaaactttattgtaaaacataggTAGGTGTTACAGATATAAGTCACATGTTTTTAGTATCACTATGTTTTATCCGAGAGCGGatgtacaataattaattaattataaaaatattatttccttgTGTGGCATGCATCAAgattatatgtttaattatatttcacgagtcatcattattaaattattagagtcaaaaaaccttttaattgtaaataaaattaaactataagtACTGTAAGTTTGTCAATCGccatgcaaaataaaaacaaaataacaagaaagtaattaaaattaaaataattatttatacttgtcatattaggtaggtatatatcataaattgtcatttaaaaattcatttattgtataatagcatttatctaataaaaaaagtttcaatgttttcttaaacttcaaaaaattaagatctttaaaactctctggcaatttattatatataacaggGGCCATGCCAAATACACTGTTTCTTAATAACGCCGTATTGTGACCACCAACTACCAGTTTGTGTACATATTGTGGCCTAACACGGTCCTTTCTTTTTCTCGTGTCccttattttcttaaataagtgcggatttaattttacaaatatacatatttcaaatatataaatacaaggAAATGTTAGTAATTTAAGGGATTTGAAATATGGCACACAGCTATCTTGAGTTTTTAAAGCGCACATTGATCGCACACATCTTTTTTGTGCTTTAAAAATGATGTCTTTATCCCTTGAATTACCCCAAAATATTATCCCATATCGCAATATCGGCATGACTAAGCCGTGATAAGCTACAACACACGcctctaattttatttttttctgaagctGAAAAAGAGCGTAcgcacatttatttaatttgttgcaAACATTATCGGTATGACCATTCCATGTTAGTTTGTTGTCAATTGTTAGCCCTAGAAATTTGGTTGTCATGACTTCATCAACCTGTTCTCCATTATAATGAATAGTTAAGTTTTGTACTGTCTTTCTTTGAGCGAATTGCatcaatttagattttttcatattaattttcaaattatttatctcaaGCCATTCTACTATATCACGTAATACATTAGTTATATCGGTTTCATATTCCTTTgggtcattacattttattacagctGTACTGTCATCAGCGAACAATACCATGTGTTGTCTAACATGTTTGGGCAGATCgttaatgtatattaaaaataacagtgGCCCTAACACACTGCCCTGCGGAACTCCAAATTTATTGATACGATGGTCCGATAAATAAGTTTGTTCTTGATTAGTTACAGTGCAGATACGGTTTATCTCAACGTGCTGACCACGGCTATCTAAATAAGATGATATAAGATTCAGTACATTCCCTCTTATTCCATATGCGTGcagcttatttattaatcgCTTATGGTTAACAAAATCAAACGCCTGAGTCATGTCTGTATACAGTGCACATACCGCGGTTCTATTATCTACATTATGCATTACAATgtcaagtaatttatatattgccATGTTGATAGTTCTACTTTTCCTAAATCCCATTTGTTCGTCACatagtaaattgtattttgtcagatatttataaagagcatcataaagatatttttcaaatatttttgtgaatatagATCCCAATGCTACGGGTCTGAAATTGGACATATTGAGTttgctttcttttttatgcACTGGCTTGATAACTATTGTTTTTAGTGTTTCAGGAAAGATACCAGCATCTAtgcacatatttattatatgactCAGATGCTGAGCTATCTCTTCTTTTACAAACTTGACTACTTTAGTACATATACCGTCGAGTCcagtactatttttatttttcaaagtcgTAATAATACGTATGACGTCTTCAGGTGATATGGGTTGTAGGAACATGGATTGTGACTGTGTTTGTATATCAACtttgttattcaaattttttgataaatattcaattttattgatgaaGTGTGAGTTAAAAGCATCTGCAATTTTTTTAGGGTCCGTAATAATACTACCATCTTTTTCAACTCTTGTAATATAGTTTCTAGTATattctcttttatttattatttgccaTGTTGCTTTGGACTTATTCTCGGCTTGATGAATATAATGTGAGTTTTGCGCCTTTTGAGTTAAGTTTacgattttctttaattttttactgtaatttttaaagttaattttattttcatatgatgcattttttctatatttccaaAGAAGAGCTCTTTTGCTTTtacagcatttttttattccttttgagacccatttatttttattaatgtttcttACAGTTACTATTTTTACCGGAAAACAAAGATTATACAACATTTGGAAATTttctagaaaatatttagtagcCAAATTTGGATCCTCTGTGTCGTAAACACCCGAAAAGCCAAATtcctttacatattttttaaaaatacttaaattgtCTGAACCTAAATCACGTTTTTTTACCCGCCAATACTTTACAACATTTACTTTCTTGACCGGGATTTCTATTATTTGAGCCGTGTGGTCAGACAAACCGAATTCTAGCACATAAGTTTTGCTTATACCTTCCATATTGTGAGCAAAATTGTCTATACATGTTTTACTGCTCAATCTAGTCGGTATTCTGATTTGTAATGTCAAATTATAACCCCTAAGGAAGTACTCAAAATCCAAAGCTAAAGTACATCGTTTTAAGATATTAATGTTAAAGTCTCCGCATATTACAACTTTCTTGTTTGAATGtgcacataatatttttaagataatatccaatttatcataaaaagtatCGTAATCCTTAGAAGTGGATGGTCTATAGacgcacaatattattaatttaaattctgtcAACTCTACTGCACAACATTCTATAACTCCATTAACACAATGTTTTGATATAcgaatttctttatatttatatatttttttcactaagATACATGCACCTCCACGACTTTCACTAGACCTCGAATAACATGCTGCAAGACAAAAATTTTGGATATACAAATTGTCTTCATTTCccgatttaataaaatgttcagaTACACAaataatgtcaatgtcaattctattacataataattcttCCATGTGTATAACAAGTAAGTCAGACTTATTCACTAAACCTGCAATGTTTTGATGTATTATAACTAATTTCGAATCACAGAAAAAACTGATCGtttgtgtttaaattattgattgacAAGAATTTATCACATTCCCTATTATTATACTCGATGTCTTGAATTAGATTTTCCAAGTCTTTAAATATCCTCTTCATCCCGTAGTAATTTATAGTCCCGTACTGTCTTGAGAACATGTCATATTCAaatgataaattcaaatttgtgtCTAGtagatatacataattatgtgtaTGGTTATccaaatatagtaaattattgaAGCATTCCAGTCTCCAATTAAAAATGTCTGTATTGTCAgcacatttaaatattggcagacataatattatatttgtatgagtAATTGCTGATAATGTTTCCCTCagcattaaaactaaatcaaaatagttgtttgtttttttaaagtcttcttgaccaataaaaataatgcaacaATCATCCTTTGTAAAATCTTTAAGTTTCACATCTATGTTTTTTATGAGCTGGCCTATCCCACACTTAGGGTACAAGTAATGACATATTTCTGAGTTACTAAAAGAATTTTTTGCTATCTCTagcattttaatatcattattactGCTTATCATGCATAATTTCATCTTCTTTTCTGATTCACTctgtattgatatattttgaacTATATTTTGGGGCTTCATAGTAACTTTTCCTGCTTTcttaatatcatttatttgagGACTTGagacttttttagtttttggtgctgatttttttgttttagactttttattgtctttgtgGGGCTTTAATtctgaaatagtttttttcagAACTTCATTTTCTGCTgttaattctattattttattcgaagCACGATCCAATTCATTCGTGAGCTgcgatattttatgtttaagaGAAGTGATTTGATCATCTTCTTCGCTGTCTGATAACTGAGGTATACTGCTAGTGGTGACACTCAATGCAGCATTACAGGCAGTGGACGTTGACGGCTGCATCAAATTACTGTTttcaaatatagataaatctaGGTAGACCGGACtacttttgcatttacttCGATTGTCGACATATCCCTTGCGAGTCCCGTCATTGCTGCACGCGTTGTAGATTGGCGTGTCCTGGAGGACGTGGAGACCCTCTCAGATCACCGGTACATCCGGATGGGGGTCTCCAACAGGCCCCAGCGGCCCGTACAGGGCTTGAGGGGGCGGGCCCGGAGGTTCCCAAGGTGGAGTCTGACTAGCCTCGACAGGGACCTGGCTGAAGAGGCAGCCATGACCGAAGCATGGGCGAGACCCACACCAAGCCGGTCCCTTGGTGTGGATGAGAGGGCAACAGGCCTTCGGGCGTCGCTCACGCGCATATGCGACGCCTCGATGAGGAGGTCCGGGCCGCTGCCTGCAAAAACGGCGGTTCACTGGTGGTCGGAGGAAATCGCCGCACTCCGATCCGCCAGTAACCAAGCCCGTCGTGAATATACACGTTGCAGGCGGCGGCGTAATGTCGTGGACGGAGAGGAGGCGCGATTGCACCTCGCTCTCCAGGAGGCCAAAAGGACCCTGTCGACTGCGATAGCCAAGGCCAAGGACGACGCCTTCAAGGAGTTCTTGGCCACGCTCGACAGGGACCCATGGGGGAGGCCATACAGGACCGTACGTAATAAACTGCGATACGCCCCCCCCACGGCCTCCATAGAACCGGACCTCCTCAAACGGATTGTGGAAGGCCTGTTCCCGACGGCTGAAGAGTTTGTTCCTCCGAGAATGTCGGCCCCTGAACGGGAGTCCACCACGGCGAGCGTGCCACCGGTGACGGATGAGGAATTTGACTGGGGACTGAAGCGACTGGAGGGCCGTAGAAAGGCCCCTGGTCCGGATGGAGTCCCTGGTCAGATACTCCCGGTGGCGGCGAAACACATTGGGAGCCGCCTTAgagaactgttcgacgactgcTTGTCGACGGGGCGGTTCCCAAAGCCGTGGAAAGAAGGCCGGCTAGTCCTTATAAGGAAAGAAGGCCGGCCTGAGGACTCTCCTTCGGGGTGGAGGCCCCTCCTGATGCTGGACGAGACGGGGAAGATGCTGGAGCGCATTGTCGCAGCCCGAATCGTCCAGCATCTGGACAACGTGGGGCCCAATGTGTCGGACCGCCAATATGGCTTCAGGAAAGGGCGGTCCACCATTGATGCCATCGGGGCCTTGAGGGCGTTCTCGGAGGAAGCAATTGAGGAAGGGGGAGGGGCCGTTGGCGTGTCACTCGATATAGCAAACGCCTTCGGCTCCCTCCCTTACGAAGTGATAGAGGAGGCGCTCCGGTATCACGGAGTGCCCCTCTATCTAAGGAACCTCGTAGGGCACTACCTAACAGGAAGGGTGGTGCTCTACGAGGACAGGGATGGGCAGAAAGCGAGGGCGATGACCTGTGGCGTTCCCCAGGGGTCGGTATTAGGTCCCCTGCTGTGGAACGTCGGTTTCGACTGGGCCATCCGCGCGGCCCTACTCCCCCGGACAATAGTCATCTGCTATGCAGATGACACAATGGTGGCTGTCCGGGGGGAGCAATTGGAGAGCACCCTTAGGGCCGCGGCGGTCGCGGCAGACCTGATGGTCACGCGCATCAGGATGCTGGGACTGAGGGTGGCCCTCAGTAAATGCGAGGTCATCGCCTTCGGTAGGAAAAGGAAATGGAGACCGCCCTCGAACGAGAGTATTCCCATTGGCGGGGAGAGAGTCCAGGTGAAGCCGCACATGAAGTACCTGGGCATCATCCTGGACTCACGCTGGGACTTCGGGGAGCATTTCCGTCAACTGGCTCCCCGAGTAATCAGTGCGGCGTCGGCGATGAGCCGGCTGCTGCCCAATGTCGGGGGGCCTGGTGCCTCGTGCCGTCATCTGTATGCGGGAGTTACCCGCAGCATGGCGTTGTACGGGGCACCGATTTGGTCGGATAGGCTCTCCGCGGCCAATAAGGCCCGGCTGCGTAGGCCACAGAGAGTGGTGGCCAATCGCATCGCCCGGGCCTATGTGACGGTGGCTTGGGCGGCAGCTTGCGCCCTAGCCGGAACCCCGCCATGGGAACTGGAAGCCCAGGTCCAGACAGAGGTGTACCGGGAGCGAGCCAGGTGCAGGTTGCTGCAAATTAGGCTTGCTCCCAGGGAAATGAGGGCGGTCAGGCAGCTGGCCGTGGACAGACTGCTCGAGCGATGGAAAGTTGAGCTGGAAAACTCCCCATATGGCGTGAGAACCATTGGGGCGCTCCTCCCATCGCTCGTAGACTGGGTCGGAAGAGGACACGGTCAGCTGACCTTTAGGATGACGCAGGTAATGACCGGACACGGGTGCTTCGGTCATTACCTGCATAGGATCGGAAGAGAGGAGAGCGCGGTCTGCCATGGGTGTGGGGAGCCGGATGATACGGCCCAGCACACTCTGGCAGACTGTGAAAGATGGGCTGAGGAAAGAGTGGAGCTTTACGTGGAGCTGGGAGGAGTCGACCTTGCGCTGCACAGTGTCGTGGAAAAGATGCTGTGCAGCGAAAGGTGCTGGGATGCGGTGGCTTCCTTCTGCGAGGCTGTCATGTCGCGGAAGGAGGCTGCCGAGAGGGAGCGGGAGGCGCAAGCCGACGCCCCTCTGAACAGGAGAGGCAGAGGTGGCAGGCGGCGGGCACGTTACGCCCGTCGTCTGCTACGATGAGGACGCCTGGCGAGGCAGAAccggggggcgtcgtggtgAAATGTCCGCGATCCCATGACGCCCCCATCAACGGTT carries:
- the LOC135309992 gene encoding uncharacterized protein LOC135309992: MTDGSAQQVEVLQANVNHCARAQDLLVQHVAEWSIGAAVVVEPYCVPPLPTWVGDADGLVAITSPRTGDRPPLSRIDSGPGYAAARWGEFVIVAAYFSPNRPLRAFEDFLERVGEVIGRAAPAPVLLMGDLNAKHSAWGSPVDDPRGEALYDWAVGAGLEVLNRGNVDTCVRRNGASIQIQIQIQIQKLYCKT
- the LOC128681705 gene encoding uncharacterized protein LOC128681705 — protein: MGRNVAKSSRGRSLTPRGKRSTGGVNEDVGEKTISRSESLYFSDGDSDGSIDLPEIKLGGEKRGQAPKRKASEEVEEAERASNKLSSVSRGRAARRGSYSGTAEARERLRDLSADYAQFERELERAGTSSYLKGTEQTSKRCLVDEHLEVVRAAAQRVLAEAGKSGNLKGTAWRAMNEACHDIIVAAGKIEAQCEESEAVRILRADNKRMREQLSLLQQETKALRTAFAERVTPAPTEAQTAANAPSLEDIRGLLSEWKESFERNMFLKLGGMVNDRLKEAEKRGILAPEPIVRPPLAADAKRKEAETLASKTGRNYAGAVAGATLMPPARPGPAPKAVAGKKQPKQGTAQAQAPIESPAEVPPPHEGEQGWAEVVRRGKKKGNKPSPSAQQEPTPVKAPKASAQPPKKVKFTAPKTSAVVVTLKPESKLDYRTVISRATTIDLSSIGVDHVSAVRGTATGARIIEIPGADSGAAADSLAEKLREVIGTEAEVTRPFKAAQIRVSGLDEGVTPEALKEATARAGKCPPGQVRVGNIRIAPDMTAAVIITCPVAAANALIDEGRLLVGWTAAKVRGLEALPMRCYRCMGIGHTRALCPSPVDRSELCHRCGKSGHTSSECGASEPWCAVCYAHKLAAKHTMGGPSCNPPRTRGKLAPPKRGASEGTAMEH